A single genomic interval of Peribacillus sp. FSL H8-0477 harbors:
- a CDS encoding YaaC family protein, whose amino-acid sequence MTNLTIWNGFTRYYSSTSTQQYLQKCYQKLSIINKETKSYNNCYPFIYYLEHGQTYFTQARNAPLSIQPILLFYGCLQLIKACLLTIDPDYPDTTSVLAHGVTTRKRKKQQYSFLQDEVKTQKNGLFSHMSWKMFHMKQLEHEKFSMEQLIREIPEMQHIHFKKTFEKLSETKNHFELPLSLLDTFQMTSARLGDYLTAKTKLKIDVQPDKLKLNLVTEEPFTVNHHSPIHFNLIENTYMLSLNKQSPCYLFPELLNHYLILYNLSMICRYETEWWYELQKTVPTDDYPAIVQYVQISQEKIPFLILQWLTNISM is encoded by the coding sequence TTGACTAATCTTACTATTTGGAACGGTTTTACTCGATACTATTCTTCCACATCTACTCAACAATATTTACAAAAATGCTATCAAAAACTTTCGATTATAAATAAAGAAACAAAGAGCTATAATAACTGTTACCCTTTTATTTATTACTTAGAGCATGGTCAAACCTACTTTACCCAAGCAAGAAATGCCCCTTTATCCATACAGCCCATCTTATTATTTTACGGTTGTCTGCAATTAATAAAGGCTTGTCTGCTTACCATTGATCCCGACTATCCTGACACCACCTCAGTATTAGCCCATGGGGTGACAACGCGAAAACGGAAGAAACAACAATATTCTTTTTTACAAGATGAAGTGAAAACTCAAAAGAATGGTTTGTTCTCACATATGTCATGGAAAATGTTTCACATGAAACAATTAGAACATGAAAAATTCTCAATGGAACAGCTAATCCGAGAAATTCCGGAAATGCAGCACATTCATTTCAAAAAGACATTTGAGAAATTATCAGAAACGAAAAACCACTTTGAACTTCCTCTTTCTCTTTTAGATACCTTTCAAATGACTAGTGCTCGGTTAGGTGACTACCTAACTGCAAAGACAAAATTAAAAATAGATGTTCAGCCAGATAAGCTCAAACTCAACTTAGTAACCGAAGAACCATTTACTGTGAACCATCATTCTCCTATCCACTTTAACCTTATAGAAAACACGTATATGCTTTCATTAAATAAACAATCACCTTGTTATCTTTTTCCTGAACTCTTAAATCATTACCTCATTTTATATAACTTAAGCATGATTTGCCGCTATGAAACAGAATGGTGGTACGAGTTACAAAAGACAGTGCCCACTGATGACTACCCAGCTATTGTACAATATGTCCAGATCAGTCAGGAGAAAATACCCTTTTTGATTCTGCAATGGTTAACCAACAT